Proteins encoded in a region of the Phacochoerus africanus isolate WHEZ1 chromosome 8, ROS_Pafr_v1, whole genome shotgun sequence genome:
- the LOC125132524 gene encoding carboxylesterase 3-like isoform X2 — MALESWPSGREATQPEVDTTLGRVRGRQVGVKGTDRLVNVFLGIPFAQPPLGPGRFSAPRPAQSWEGVRDASTAPAMCPQDLERMNNARFVLDGKHQTFPVSEDCLVLNIYSPAEATTGAGRPVMVWFHGGSLVVGAATSHDGSALAAYGDVVVVTVQYRLGLLGFFSTGDKHAPGNWGFLDAVAALRWVQENISPFGGDFNSVTVFGSSAGASIVSALVLSPLAAGLFHRAIAESGVITLPGLLDSNPWPLAQSFADSLACPSTSSAEMLQCLRQKAVEEILLVKKLKTIASYTVDGAFFPKTPKELLREKQFHSVPFLLGVNNHEFGWLIPRGWGILDQMDQINLEDMLAPLKPFVGGLDAPAEVIPTIIDEYLGSRSDGQAKREAFQELMGDVIMHFPVLEFSRNLHAAGASVFFYEFQHRPSSFAKIKPAWVQADHGAEMPFVFGGPFLTDESSMLAFPDATEEEKKLSLTMMAQWTHFARTGDPNGKGLPFWPPFNHSEQYLEISPVPQVSQKLRKARMQFWADTLPTKIRQWQQKQKGRKAQEEL; from the exons ATGGCACTGGAGTCATGGCCCTCGG GGCGAGAGGCCACTCAACCTGAAGTCGACACCACCCTGGGCCGCGTGCGAGGCCGGCAGGTGGGCGTGAAGGGCACTGACCGCCTTGTGAATGTCTTCCTGGGCATCCCGTTTGCTCAGCCACCCCTGGGGCCTGGCCGGTTCTCAGCCCCACGCCCAGCACAGTCCTGGGAGGGTGTGCGGGATGCCAGCACGGCCCCTGCAAT GTGCCCGCAGGATCTGGAGAGGATGAACAATGCCAGATTTGTGCTGGACGGAAAGCACCAGACCTTCCCGGTTTCAGAGGACTGCCTGGTCCTCAACATCTACAGCCCAGCCGAGGCCACGACGGGGGCCGGGAGGCCG GTCATGGTGTGGTTCCATGGGGGCTCTTTGGTGGTTGGTGCCGCCACCTCCCACGACGGATCTGCCCTGGCCGCCTACGGGGATGTGGTAGTGGTGACAGTCCAGTACCGCCTGGGGCTCCTTGGCTTCTTCAG CACTGGGGACAAGCACGCGCCTGGCAACTGGGGCTTCCTTGATGCGGTGGCTGCTCTGCGCTGGGTGCAAGAGAACATCAGCCCCTTTGGGGGTGACTTCAACTCTGTCACCGTCTTTGGTAGCTCTGCTGGTGCCAGCATCGTCTCTGCCCTG GTCCTGTCCCCGTTGGCTGCAGGGCTGTTCCATAGAGCTATAGCAGAGAGTGGAGTCATCACCCTTCCGGGGTTGCTGGATTCTAACCCCTGGCCCCTGGCTCAG AGCTTCGCGGACTCCCTGGCCTGCCCTTCCACCTCCTCGGCTGAGATGTTGCAGTGCCTTCGGCAGAAGGCAGTCGAGGAGATACTCCTTGTCAAGAAGTTG AAAACTATAGCTTCCTACACCGTCGATGGGGCCTTCTTTCCCAAGACCCCCAAGGAGCTCCTGAGGGAGAAGCAGTTCCACTCTGTGCCCTTCCTCCTGGGTGTCAACAATCACGAGTTCGGCTGGCTCATCCCCAGG GGCTGGGGTATCCTGGATCAGATGGATCAGATAAATCTGGAGGACATGCTGGCCCCCCTGAAGCCCTTCGTGGGTGGACTG GATGCGCCTGCTGAGGTGATTCCCACCATCATAGATGAATACCTGGGCAGCCGCTCAGATGGACAAGCCAAACGAGAAGCCTTCCAGGAATTGATGGGTGATGTCATCATGCACTTTCCTGTGTTGGAGTTTTCTAGAAACCTCCATG CTGCTGGGGCCTCCGTCTTTTTCTACGAGTTCCAGCATCGACCCAGTTCCTTTGCGAAGATCAAGCCGGCCTGGGTGCAGGCTGACCATGGGGCTGAGATGCCCTTCGTGTTTGGGGGTCCTTTCCTCACGGACGAGAGCTCCATGCTGG CCTTTCCAGATGCcacagaggaggagaagaagctAAGCCTCACCATGATGGCCCAGTGGACCCACTTTGCCCGGACAGG GGACCCCAATGGCAAGGGGCTACCTTTTTGGCCGCCGTTCAACCATTCGGAGCAATATCTGGAAATCAGCCCGGTGCCACAAGTCAGCCAGAAGCTGAGGAAGGCCCGAATGCAGTTCTGGGCAGATACACTTCCCACCAAGATCCGACAGTGGCAGCAGAAGCAGAAGGGCAGGAAGGCCCAGGAGGAGCTCTGA
- the LOC125132524 gene encoding carboxylesterase 3-like isoform X3 gives METVVRTESRLLVWVACVLVALSAAVTGREATQPEVDTTLGRVRGRQDLERMNNARFVLDGKHQTFPVSEDCLVLNIYSPAEATTGAGRPVMVWFHGGSLVVGAATSHDGSALAAYGDVVVVTVQYRLGLLGFFSTGDKHAPGNWGFLDAVAALRWVQENISPFGGDFNSVTVFGSSAGASIVSALVLSPLAAGLFHRAIAESGVITLPGLLDSNPWPLAQSFADSLACPSTSSAEMLQCLRQKAVEEILLVKKLKTIASYTVDGAFFPKTPKELLREKQFHSVPFLLGVNNHEFGWLIPRGWGILDQMDQINLEDMLAPLKPFVGGLDAPAEVIPTIIDEYLGSRSDGQAKREAFQELMGDVIMHFPVLEFSRNLHAAGASVFFYEFQHRPSSFAKIKPAWVQADHGAEMPFVFGGPFLTDESSMLAFPDATEEEKKLSLTMMAQWTHFARTGDPNGKGLPFWPPFNHSEQYLEISPVPQVSQKLRKARMQFWADTLPTKIRQWQQKQKGRKAQEEL, from the exons ATGGAGACAGTGGTAAGAACTGAGTCCAGGCTCTTGGTCTGGGTGGCCTGTGTGCTCGTGGCCCTCTCTGCTGCTGTCACTG GGCGAGAGGCCACTCAACCTGAAGTCGACACCACCCTGGGCCGCGTGCGAGGCCGGCAG GATCTGGAGAGGATGAACAATGCCAGATTTGTGCTGGACGGAAAGCACCAGACCTTCCCGGTTTCAGAGGACTGCCTGGTCCTCAACATCTACAGCCCAGCCGAGGCCACGACGGGGGCCGGGAGGCCG GTCATGGTGTGGTTCCATGGGGGCTCTTTGGTGGTTGGTGCCGCCACCTCCCACGACGGATCTGCCCTGGCCGCCTACGGGGATGTGGTAGTGGTGACAGTCCAGTACCGCCTGGGGCTCCTTGGCTTCTTCAG CACTGGGGACAAGCACGCGCCTGGCAACTGGGGCTTCCTTGATGCGGTGGCTGCTCTGCGCTGGGTGCAAGAGAACATCAGCCCCTTTGGGGGTGACTTCAACTCTGTCACCGTCTTTGGTAGCTCTGCTGGTGCCAGCATCGTCTCTGCCCTG GTCCTGTCCCCGTTGGCTGCAGGGCTGTTCCATAGAGCTATAGCAGAGAGTGGAGTCATCACCCTTCCGGGGTTGCTGGATTCTAACCCCTGGCCCCTGGCTCAG AGCTTCGCGGACTCCCTGGCCTGCCCTTCCACCTCCTCGGCTGAGATGTTGCAGTGCCTTCGGCAGAAGGCAGTCGAGGAGATACTCCTTGTCAAGAAGTTG AAAACTATAGCTTCCTACACCGTCGATGGGGCCTTCTTTCCCAAGACCCCCAAGGAGCTCCTGAGGGAGAAGCAGTTCCACTCTGTGCCCTTCCTCCTGGGTGTCAACAATCACGAGTTCGGCTGGCTCATCCCCAGG GGCTGGGGTATCCTGGATCAGATGGATCAGATAAATCTGGAGGACATGCTGGCCCCCCTGAAGCCCTTCGTGGGTGGACTG GATGCGCCTGCTGAGGTGATTCCCACCATCATAGATGAATACCTGGGCAGCCGCTCAGATGGACAAGCCAAACGAGAAGCCTTCCAGGAATTGATGGGTGATGTCATCATGCACTTTCCTGTGTTGGAGTTTTCTAGAAACCTCCATG CTGCTGGGGCCTCCGTCTTTTTCTACGAGTTCCAGCATCGACCCAGTTCCTTTGCGAAGATCAAGCCGGCCTGGGTGCAGGCTGACCATGGGGCTGAGATGCCCTTCGTGTTTGGGGGTCCTTTCCTCACGGACGAGAGCTCCATGCTGG CCTTTCCAGATGCcacagaggaggagaagaagctAAGCCTCACCATGATGGCCCAGTGGACCCACTTTGCCCGGACAGG GGACCCCAATGGCAAGGGGCTACCTTTTTGGCCGCCGTTCAACCATTCGGAGCAATATCTGGAAATCAGCCCGGTGCCACAAGTCAGCCAGAAGCTGAGGAAGGCCCGAATGCAGTTCTGGGCAGATACACTTCCCACCAAGATCCGACAGTGGCAGCAGAAGCAGAAGGGCAGGAAGGCCCAGGAGGAGCTCTGA
- the LOC125132524 gene encoding carboxylesterase 3-like isoform X1, producing the protein METVVRTESRLLVWVACVLVALSAAVTGREATQPEVDTTLGRVRGRQVGVKGTDRLVNVFLGIPFAQPPLGPGRFSAPRPAQSWEGVRDASTAPAMCPQDLERMNNARFVLDGKHQTFPVSEDCLVLNIYSPAEATTGAGRPVMVWFHGGSLVVGAATSHDGSALAAYGDVVVVTVQYRLGLLGFFSTGDKHAPGNWGFLDAVAALRWVQENISPFGGDFNSVTVFGSSAGASIVSALVLSPLAAGLFHRAIAESGVITLPGLLDSNPWPLAQSFADSLACPSTSSAEMLQCLRQKAVEEILLVKKLKTIASYTVDGAFFPKTPKELLREKQFHSVPFLLGVNNHEFGWLIPRGWGILDQMDQINLEDMLAPLKPFVGGLDAPAEVIPTIIDEYLGSRSDGQAKREAFQELMGDVIMHFPVLEFSRNLHAAGASVFFYEFQHRPSSFAKIKPAWVQADHGAEMPFVFGGPFLTDESSMLAFPDATEEEKKLSLTMMAQWTHFARTGDPNGKGLPFWPPFNHSEQYLEISPVPQVSQKLRKARMQFWADTLPTKIRQWQQKQKGRKAQEEL; encoded by the exons ATGGAGACAGTGGTAAGAACTGAGTCCAGGCTCTTGGTCTGGGTGGCCTGTGTGCTCGTGGCCCTCTCTGCTGCTGTCACTG GGCGAGAGGCCACTCAACCTGAAGTCGACACCACCCTGGGCCGCGTGCGAGGCCGGCAGGTGGGCGTGAAGGGCACTGACCGCCTTGTGAATGTCTTCCTGGGCATCCCGTTTGCTCAGCCACCCCTGGGGCCTGGCCGGTTCTCAGCCCCACGCCCAGCACAGTCCTGGGAGGGTGTGCGGGATGCCAGCACGGCCCCTGCAAT GTGCCCGCAGGATCTGGAGAGGATGAACAATGCCAGATTTGTGCTGGACGGAAAGCACCAGACCTTCCCGGTTTCAGAGGACTGCCTGGTCCTCAACATCTACAGCCCAGCCGAGGCCACGACGGGGGCCGGGAGGCCG GTCATGGTGTGGTTCCATGGGGGCTCTTTGGTGGTTGGTGCCGCCACCTCCCACGACGGATCTGCCCTGGCCGCCTACGGGGATGTGGTAGTGGTGACAGTCCAGTACCGCCTGGGGCTCCTTGGCTTCTTCAG CACTGGGGACAAGCACGCGCCTGGCAACTGGGGCTTCCTTGATGCGGTGGCTGCTCTGCGCTGGGTGCAAGAGAACATCAGCCCCTTTGGGGGTGACTTCAACTCTGTCACCGTCTTTGGTAGCTCTGCTGGTGCCAGCATCGTCTCTGCCCTG GTCCTGTCCCCGTTGGCTGCAGGGCTGTTCCATAGAGCTATAGCAGAGAGTGGAGTCATCACCCTTCCGGGGTTGCTGGATTCTAACCCCTGGCCCCTGGCTCAG AGCTTCGCGGACTCCCTGGCCTGCCCTTCCACCTCCTCGGCTGAGATGTTGCAGTGCCTTCGGCAGAAGGCAGTCGAGGAGATACTCCTTGTCAAGAAGTTG AAAACTATAGCTTCCTACACCGTCGATGGGGCCTTCTTTCCCAAGACCCCCAAGGAGCTCCTGAGGGAGAAGCAGTTCCACTCTGTGCCCTTCCTCCTGGGTGTCAACAATCACGAGTTCGGCTGGCTCATCCCCAGG GGCTGGGGTATCCTGGATCAGATGGATCAGATAAATCTGGAGGACATGCTGGCCCCCCTGAAGCCCTTCGTGGGTGGACTG GATGCGCCTGCTGAGGTGATTCCCACCATCATAGATGAATACCTGGGCAGCCGCTCAGATGGACAAGCCAAACGAGAAGCCTTCCAGGAATTGATGGGTGATGTCATCATGCACTTTCCTGTGTTGGAGTTTTCTAGAAACCTCCATG CTGCTGGGGCCTCCGTCTTTTTCTACGAGTTCCAGCATCGACCCAGTTCCTTTGCGAAGATCAAGCCGGCCTGGGTGCAGGCTGACCATGGGGCTGAGATGCCCTTCGTGTTTGGGGGTCCTTTCCTCACGGACGAGAGCTCCATGCTGG CCTTTCCAGATGCcacagaggaggagaagaagctAAGCCTCACCATGATGGCCCAGTGGACCCACTTTGCCCGGACAGG GGACCCCAATGGCAAGGGGCTACCTTTTTGGCCGCCGTTCAACCATTCGGAGCAATATCTGGAAATCAGCCCGGTGCCACAAGTCAGCCAGAAGCTGAGGAAGGCCCGAATGCAGTTCTGGGCAGATACACTTCCCACCAAGATCCGACAGTGGCAGCAGAAGCAGAAGGGCAGGAAGGCCCAGGAGGAGCTCTGA
- the LOC125132524 gene encoding carboxylesterase 3-like isoform X4, whose amino-acid sequence MNNARFVLDGKHQTFPVSEDCLVLNIYSPAEATTGAGRPVMVWFHGGSLVVGAATSHDGSALAAYGDVVVVTVQYRLGLLGFFSTGDKHAPGNWGFLDAVAALRWVQENISPFGGDFNSVTVFGSSAGASIVSALVLSPLAAGLFHRAIAESGVITLPGLLDSNPWPLAQSFADSLACPSTSSAEMLQCLRQKAVEEILLVKKLKTIASYTVDGAFFPKTPKELLREKQFHSVPFLLGVNNHEFGWLIPRGWGILDQMDQINLEDMLAPLKPFVGGLDAPAEVIPTIIDEYLGSRSDGQAKREAFQELMGDVIMHFPVLEFSRNLHAAGASVFFYEFQHRPSSFAKIKPAWVQADHGAEMPFVFGGPFLTDESSMLAFPDATEEEKKLSLTMMAQWTHFARTGDPNGKGLPFWPPFNHSEQYLEISPVPQVSQKLRKARMQFWADTLPTKIRQWQQKQKGRKAQEEL is encoded by the exons ATGAACAATGCCAGATTTGTGCTGGACGGAAAGCACCAGACCTTCCCGGTTTCAGAGGACTGCCTGGTCCTCAACATCTACAGCCCAGCCGAGGCCACGACGGGGGCCGGGAGGCCG GTCATGGTGTGGTTCCATGGGGGCTCTTTGGTGGTTGGTGCCGCCACCTCCCACGACGGATCTGCCCTGGCCGCCTACGGGGATGTGGTAGTGGTGACAGTCCAGTACCGCCTGGGGCTCCTTGGCTTCTTCAG CACTGGGGACAAGCACGCGCCTGGCAACTGGGGCTTCCTTGATGCGGTGGCTGCTCTGCGCTGGGTGCAAGAGAACATCAGCCCCTTTGGGGGTGACTTCAACTCTGTCACCGTCTTTGGTAGCTCTGCTGGTGCCAGCATCGTCTCTGCCCTG GTCCTGTCCCCGTTGGCTGCAGGGCTGTTCCATAGAGCTATAGCAGAGAGTGGAGTCATCACCCTTCCGGGGTTGCTGGATTCTAACCCCTGGCCCCTGGCTCAG AGCTTCGCGGACTCCCTGGCCTGCCCTTCCACCTCCTCGGCTGAGATGTTGCAGTGCCTTCGGCAGAAGGCAGTCGAGGAGATACTCCTTGTCAAGAAGTTG AAAACTATAGCTTCCTACACCGTCGATGGGGCCTTCTTTCCCAAGACCCCCAAGGAGCTCCTGAGGGAGAAGCAGTTCCACTCTGTGCCCTTCCTCCTGGGTGTCAACAATCACGAGTTCGGCTGGCTCATCCCCAGG GGCTGGGGTATCCTGGATCAGATGGATCAGATAAATCTGGAGGACATGCTGGCCCCCCTGAAGCCCTTCGTGGGTGGACTG GATGCGCCTGCTGAGGTGATTCCCACCATCATAGATGAATACCTGGGCAGCCGCTCAGATGGACAAGCCAAACGAGAAGCCTTCCAGGAATTGATGGGTGATGTCATCATGCACTTTCCTGTGTTGGAGTTTTCTAGAAACCTCCATG CTGCTGGGGCCTCCGTCTTTTTCTACGAGTTCCAGCATCGACCCAGTTCCTTTGCGAAGATCAAGCCGGCCTGGGTGCAGGCTGACCATGGGGCTGAGATGCCCTTCGTGTTTGGGGGTCCTTTCCTCACGGACGAGAGCTCCATGCTGG CCTTTCCAGATGCcacagaggaggagaagaagctAAGCCTCACCATGATGGCCCAGTGGACCCACTTTGCCCGGACAGG GGACCCCAATGGCAAGGGGCTACCTTTTTGGCCGCCGTTCAACCATTCGGAGCAATATCTGGAAATCAGCCCGGTGCCACAAGTCAGCCAGAAGCTGAGGAAGGCCCGAATGCAGTTCTGGGCAGATACACTTCCCACCAAGATCCGACAGTGGCAGCAGAAGCAGAAGGGCAGGAAGGCCCAGGAGGAGCTCTGA
- the LOC125132524 gene encoding carboxylesterase 3-like isoform X5, whose protein sequence is MLQCLRQKAVEEILLVKKLKTIASYTVDGAFFPKTPKELLREKQFHSVPFLLGVNNHEFGWLIPRGWGILDQMDQINLEDMLAPLKPFVGGLDAPAEVIPTIIDEYLGSRSDGQAKREAFQELMGDVIMHFPVLEFSRNLHAAGASVFFYEFQHRPSSFAKIKPAWVQADHGAEMPFVFGGPFLTDESSMLAFPDATEEEKKLSLTMMAQWTHFARTGDPNGKGLPFWPPFNHSEQYLEISPVPQVSQKLRKARMQFWADTLPTKIRQWQQKQKGRKAQEEL, encoded by the exons ATGTTGCAGTGCCTTCGGCAGAAGGCAGTCGAGGAGATACTCCTTGTCAAGAAGTTG AAAACTATAGCTTCCTACACCGTCGATGGGGCCTTCTTTCCCAAGACCCCCAAGGAGCTCCTGAGGGAGAAGCAGTTCCACTCTGTGCCCTTCCTCCTGGGTGTCAACAATCACGAGTTCGGCTGGCTCATCCCCAGG GGCTGGGGTATCCTGGATCAGATGGATCAGATAAATCTGGAGGACATGCTGGCCCCCCTGAAGCCCTTCGTGGGTGGACTG GATGCGCCTGCTGAGGTGATTCCCACCATCATAGATGAATACCTGGGCAGCCGCTCAGATGGACAAGCCAAACGAGAAGCCTTCCAGGAATTGATGGGTGATGTCATCATGCACTTTCCTGTGTTGGAGTTTTCTAGAAACCTCCATG CTGCTGGGGCCTCCGTCTTTTTCTACGAGTTCCAGCATCGACCCAGTTCCTTTGCGAAGATCAAGCCGGCCTGGGTGCAGGCTGACCATGGGGCTGAGATGCCCTTCGTGTTTGGGGGTCCTTTCCTCACGGACGAGAGCTCCATGCTGG CCTTTCCAGATGCcacagaggaggagaagaagctAAGCCTCACCATGATGGCCCAGTGGACCCACTTTGCCCGGACAGG GGACCCCAATGGCAAGGGGCTACCTTTTTGGCCGCCGTTCAACCATTCGGAGCAATATCTGGAAATCAGCCCGGTGCCACAAGTCAGCCAGAAGCTGAGGAAGGCCCGAATGCAGTTCTGGGCAGATACACTTCCCACCAAGATCCGACAGTGGCAGCAGAAGCAGAAGGGCAGGAAGGCCCAGGAGGAGCTCTGA